The Brachionichthys hirsutus isolate HB-005 chromosome 8, CSIRO-AGI_Bhir_v1, whole genome shotgun sequence genome contains a region encoding:
- the eif4ba gene encoding eukaryotic translation initiation factor 4Ba isoform X4 codes for MAASAKKKNKKGKTLTLIDFLAEDKSGGSSAAPSYPTKSTNWADETDDLDGDVSTSWHTEEDSYRAAPIDRSSLPTAPRSAREPNVDRSKLPRSPPYTAFLGNLPYDVSEDSIKEFFSGLAISAVRLPREPGNPERLKGFGYAEFDDVDSLLRALSLNEENLGNRRIRVDIADQSNDKERDGIMGGRGRMSDMGPDRTDSDWRARPAVDADEVPQRKDDGFGERSRDRYESDRYRDGPRRDNDRYEGGRDRYRDRYDDRDRRDYDKGGYDSRGGAGGRRAFGSGFRRDYDDSRGSSDRYGDRDRYGDRDRYGDQEERNDRREERAPQQRPKLNLKPRTVTKEEEASSGSAPASAPAPAPAPSSNTRASSIFGAAKPVDTATREREVEERLKKQEERLQRQLDEDKGRGPERKMRDRDPSWRNEEPHGQRSRTGSESSQPGSTSGRGSRCRDGERSGENEVFGGRDSDPSSPGASPHPPSTGSSKEPLKVMPAPPPKENAWAKRSAASAGSGDGDGRAPVSPSGSAPPKPSFADERGSEKDENKADGVLRHHGPPRVQGGPSGPAAGRVRGEGPNRDRRKEADRKDNRGDRDSRPAPEPKKFEETPTPKFSSASKFSALLMDGDQGEDAEDIE; via the exons ctaagaagaagaacaagaagggGAAGACCCTCACTCTGATCGACTTCCTCGCAGAGGACAAGAGCGGAGGAAGCAGTGCGGCTCCCAGCTACCCGACCAAGTCCACCAACTGGGCCGATGAGACCGACGACCTGGATGGCGACG TCTCAACGTCATGGCACACGGAGGAGGACAGCTACCGGGCGGCGCCCATCGACCGCTCCAGCCTGCCCACGGCGCCTCGCTCTGCTCGTGAACCCAATGTTGACCGGTCCAAGTTGCCCCGTAGCCCGCCTTACACGGCCTTCCTGGGCAACCTACCCTATGATGTCAGTGAGGATTCGATCAAAGAGTTCTTCAGCGGCTTGGCA ATCAGTGCCGTGCGTCTCCCTCGAGAGCCCGGCAACCCGGAGAGACTGAAGGGTTTTGGCTACGCTGAATTTGATGATGTGGATTCCCTCCTGCGAGCCCTCAGCCTCAACGAGGAG AACCTGGGAAACCGAAGAATTCGTGTGGATATTGCAGATCAGTCCAACGATAAAG agagagatggaattATGGGAGGCCGGGGACGGATGTCGGACATGGGACCTGACCGGACAGATTCTGACTGGAGGGCCCGCCCCGCTGTAGACGCCGACGAAGTGCCGCAAAGAAAAGACGATGGCTTTGGAGAGA GATCGCGGGACCGTTACGAGTCGGATCGTTACAGAGATGGGCCGAGGCGGGACAATGACCGCtatgaaggaggaagagaccGCTACCGCGATCGCTATGACGACAGGGACCGCAGAGACTATGATAAAGGAG GTTATGACTCTCGTGGTGGTGCCGGAGGTCGTCGGGCCTTCGGTAGTGGCTTCCGCCGTGATTATGACGACAGTCGAGGGAGCAGCGATCGCTATGGTGACCGGGACCGCTATGGGGACCGGGACCGCTATGGGGACCAGGAAGAACGGAATGACAGGCGTGAGGAAAGAG CCCCCCAGCAGAGGCCCAAGTTGAACCTTAAGCCCCGCACTGTTACCAAGGAGGAAGAAGCTAGCAGTGGTAGCGCACCAGCTTCAGCTccggctccagctccagctccgaGCAGCAACACCAGGGCCTCGTCTATCTTCGGTGCTGCCAAGCCGGTTGACACGGCAACCAgggagagggaggtggaggagaggctgaagaagcaggaagagaggCTGCAGCGACAGCTGGATGAGGACAAAGGCCGGGGACCTGAAAGAAAGATGCGAGACAG GGATCCAAGCTGGCGCAATGAGGAACCTCATGGCCAGCGTTCTCGCACCGGAAGTGAGTCCTCACAGCCAGGAAGTACTTCTGGCAGAG GGTCCCGATGTCGAGATGGTGAGCGCTCTGGGGAGAATGAGGTTTTCGGTGGGAGAGACAGTGACCCCTCTTCTCCTGGGGCCTCCCcacaccccccctccaccggCTCATCCAAGGAGCCATTGAAAGTGATGCCTGCGCCACCTCCCAAGGAGAACGCATGGGCCAAGAGAAGTGCAGCCAGCGCAGGCTCCGGCGATGGCGACGGACGAGCTCCCGTCTCACCGAGCGGCTCGGCTCCTCCCAAACCGAG TTTTGCAGATGAAAGAGGATCAGAGAAAG ATGAGAACAAGGCTGACGGTGTGCTTCGACACCATGGGCCCCCACGGGTGCAAGGGGGGCCGTCAGGACCTGCAGCAGGGCGGGTCCGAGGAGAGGGGCCCAACAGAGATCGAAGAAAGGAGGCAGACAG AAAGGATAACAGAGGAGACCGAGACTCCCGGCCAGCCCCAGAGCCAAAGAAATTTGAAGAAACCCCAACCCCT AAGTTCAGCTCAGCCAGTAAGTTCTCCGCTTTGCTAATGGAcggagaccaaggagaagacgCAGAGGACATAGAATAG
- the eif4ba gene encoding eukaryotic translation initiation factor 4Ba isoform X1, with the protein MAASAKKKNKKGKTLTLIDFLAEDKSGGSSAAPSYPTKSTNWADETDDLDGDVSTSWHTEEDSYRAAPIDRSSLPTAPRSAREPNVDRSKLPRSPPYTAFLGNLPYDVSEDSIKEFFSGLAISAVRLPREPGNPERLKGFGYAEFDDVDSLLRALSLNEENLGNRRIRVDIADQSNDKERDGIMGGRGRMSDMGPDRTDSDWRARPAVDADEVPQRKDDGFGERSRDRYESDRYRDGPRRDNDRYEGGRDRYRDRYDDRDRRDYDKGGYDSRGGAGGRRAFGSGFRRDYDDSRGSSDRYGDRDRYGDRDRYGDQEERNDRREERAPQQRPKLNLKPRTVTKEEEASSGSAPASAPAPAPAPSSNTRASSIFGAAKPVDTATREREVEERLKKQEERLQRQLDEDKGRGPERKMRDRDPSWRNEEPHGQRSRTGSESSQPGSTSGRGSRCRDGERSGENEVFGGRDSDPSSPGASPHPPSTGSSKEPLKVMPAPPPKENAWAKRSAASAGSGDGDGRAPVSPSGSAPPKPSFADERGSEKDENKADGVLRHHGPPRVQGGPSGPAAGRVRGEGPNRDRRKEADRSSAQPVSSPLC; encoded by the exons ctaagaagaagaacaagaagggGAAGACCCTCACTCTGATCGACTTCCTCGCAGAGGACAAGAGCGGAGGAAGCAGTGCGGCTCCCAGCTACCCGACCAAGTCCACCAACTGGGCCGATGAGACCGACGACCTGGATGGCGACG TCTCAACGTCATGGCACACGGAGGAGGACAGCTACCGGGCGGCGCCCATCGACCGCTCCAGCCTGCCCACGGCGCCTCGCTCTGCTCGTGAACCCAATGTTGACCGGTCCAAGTTGCCCCGTAGCCCGCCTTACACGGCCTTCCTGGGCAACCTACCCTATGATGTCAGTGAGGATTCGATCAAAGAGTTCTTCAGCGGCTTGGCA ATCAGTGCCGTGCGTCTCCCTCGAGAGCCCGGCAACCCGGAGAGACTGAAGGGTTTTGGCTACGCTGAATTTGATGATGTGGATTCCCTCCTGCGAGCCCTCAGCCTCAACGAGGAG AACCTGGGAAACCGAAGAATTCGTGTGGATATTGCAGATCAGTCCAACGATAAAG agagagatggaattATGGGAGGCCGGGGACGGATGTCGGACATGGGACCTGACCGGACAGATTCTGACTGGAGGGCCCGCCCCGCTGTAGACGCCGACGAAGTGCCGCAAAGAAAAGACGATGGCTTTGGAGAGA GATCGCGGGACCGTTACGAGTCGGATCGTTACAGAGATGGGCCGAGGCGGGACAATGACCGCtatgaaggaggaagagaccGCTACCGCGATCGCTATGACGACAGGGACCGCAGAGACTATGATAAAGGAG GTTATGACTCTCGTGGTGGTGCCGGAGGTCGTCGGGCCTTCGGTAGTGGCTTCCGCCGTGATTATGACGACAGTCGAGGGAGCAGCGATCGCTATGGTGACCGGGACCGCTATGGGGACCGGGACCGCTATGGGGACCAGGAAGAACGGAATGACAGGCGTGAGGAAAGAG CCCCCCAGCAGAGGCCCAAGTTGAACCTTAAGCCCCGCACTGTTACCAAGGAGGAAGAAGCTAGCAGTGGTAGCGCACCAGCTTCAGCTccggctccagctccagctccgaGCAGCAACACCAGGGCCTCGTCTATCTTCGGTGCTGCCAAGCCGGTTGACACGGCAACCAgggagagggaggtggaggagaggctgaagaagcaggaagagaggCTGCAGCGACAGCTGGATGAGGACAAAGGCCGGGGACCTGAAAGAAAGATGCGAGACAG GGATCCAAGCTGGCGCAATGAGGAACCTCATGGCCAGCGTTCTCGCACCGGAAGTGAGTCCTCACAGCCAGGAAGTACTTCTGGCAGAG GGTCCCGATGTCGAGATGGTGAGCGCTCTGGGGAGAATGAGGTTTTCGGTGGGAGAGACAGTGACCCCTCTTCTCCTGGGGCCTCCCcacaccccccctccaccggCTCATCCAAGGAGCCATTGAAAGTGATGCCTGCGCCACCTCCCAAGGAGAACGCATGGGCCAAGAGAAGTGCAGCCAGCGCAGGCTCCGGCGATGGCGACGGACGAGCTCCCGTCTCACCGAGCGGCTCGGCTCCTCCCAAACCGAG TTTTGCAGATGAAAGAGGATCAGAGAAAG ATGAGAACAAGGCTGACGGTGTGCTTCGACACCATGGGCCCCCACGGGTGCAAGGGGGGCCGTCAGGACCTGCAGCAGGGCGGGTCCGAGGAGAGGGGCCCAACAGAGATCGAAGAAAGGAGGCAGACAG AAGTTCAGCTCAGCCAGTAAGTTCTCCGCTTTGCTAA
- the eif4ba gene encoding eukaryotic translation initiation factor 4Ba isoform X2 has product MAASAKKKNKKGKTLTLIDFLAEDKSGGSSAAPSYPTKSTNWADETDDLDGDVSTSWHTEEDSYRAAPIDRSSLPTAPRSAREPNVDRSKLPRSPPYTAFLGNLPYDVSEDSIKEFFSGLAISAVRLPREPGNPERLKGFGYAEFDDVDSLLRALSLNEENLGNRRIRVDIADQSNDKERDGIMGGRGRMSDMGPDRTDSDWRARPAVDADEVPQRKDDGFGERSRDRYESDRYRDGPRRDNDRYEGGRDRYRDRYDDRDRRDYDKGGYDSRGGAGGRRAFGSGFRRDYDDSRGSSDRYGDRDRYGDRDRYGDQEERNDRREERAPQQRPKLNLKPRTVTKEEEASSGSAPASAPAPAPAPSSNTRASSIFGAAKPVDTATREREVEERLKKQEERLQRQLDEDKGRGPERKMRDRDPSWRNEEPHGQRSRTGSESSQPGSTSGRGSRCRDGERSGENEVFGGRDSDPSSPGASPHPPSTGSSKEPLKVMPAPPPKENAWAKRSAASAGSGDGDGRAPVSPSGSAPPKPSFADERGSEKERITEETETPGQPQSQRNLKKPQPLSSAQPVSSPLC; this is encoded by the exons ctaagaagaagaacaagaagggGAAGACCCTCACTCTGATCGACTTCCTCGCAGAGGACAAGAGCGGAGGAAGCAGTGCGGCTCCCAGCTACCCGACCAAGTCCACCAACTGGGCCGATGAGACCGACGACCTGGATGGCGACG TCTCAACGTCATGGCACACGGAGGAGGACAGCTACCGGGCGGCGCCCATCGACCGCTCCAGCCTGCCCACGGCGCCTCGCTCTGCTCGTGAACCCAATGTTGACCGGTCCAAGTTGCCCCGTAGCCCGCCTTACACGGCCTTCCTGGGCAACCTACCCTATGATGTCAGTGAGGATTCGATCAAAGAGTTCTTCAGCGGCTTGGCA ATCAGTGCCGTGCGTCTCCCTCGAGAGCCCGGCAACCCGGAGAGACTGAAGGGTTTTGGCTACGCTGAATTTGATGATGTGGATTCCCTCCTGCGAGCCCTCAGCCTCAACGAGGAG AACCTGGGAAACCGAAGAATTCGTGTGGATATTGCAGATCAGTCCAACGATAAAG agagagatggaattATGGGAGGCCGGGGACGGATGTCGGACATGGGACCTGACCGGACAGATTCTGACTGGAGGGCCCGCCCCGCTGTAGACGCCGACGAAGTGCCGCAAAGAAAAGACGATGGCTTTGGAGAGA GATCGCGGGACCGTTACGAGTCGGATCGTTACAGAGATGGGCCGAGGCGGGACAATGACCGCtatgaaggaggaagagaccGCTACCGCGATCGCTATGACGACAGGGACCGCAGAGACTATGATAAAGGAG GTTATGACTCTCGTGGTGGTGCCGGAGGTCGTCGGGCCTTCGGTAGTGGCTTCCGCCGTGATTATGACGACAGTCGAGGGAGCAGCGATCGCTATGGTGACCGGGACCGCTATGGGGACCGGGACCGCTATGGGGACCAGGAAGAACGGAATGACAGGCGTGAGGAAAGAG CCCCCCAGCAGAGGCCCAAGTTGAACCTTAAGCCCCGCACTGTTACCAAGGAGGAAGAAGCTAGCAGTGGTAGCGCACCAGCTTCAGCTccggctccagctccagctccgaGCAGCAACACCAGGGCCTCGTCTATCTTCGGTGCTGCCAAGCCGGTTGACACGGCAACCAgggagagggaggtggaggagaggctgaagaagcaggaagagaggCTGCAGCGACAGCTGGATGAGGACAAAGGCCGGGGACCTGAAAGAAAGATGCGAGACAG GGATCCAAGCTGGCGCAATGAGGAACCTCATGGCCAGCGTTCTCGCACCGGAAGTGAGTCCTCACAGCCAGGAAGTACTTCTGGCAGAG GGTCCCGATGTCGAGATGGTGAGCGCTCTGGGGAGAATGAGGTTTTCGGTGGGAGAGACAGTGACCCCTCTTCTCCTGGGGCCTCCCcacaccccccctccaccggCTCATCCAAGGAGCCATTGAAAGTGATGCCTGCGCCACCTCCCAAGGAGAACGCATGGGCCAAGAGAAGTGCAGCCAGCGCAGGCTCCGGCGATGGCGACGGACGAGCTCCCGTCTCACCGAGCGGCTCGGCTCCTCCCAAACCGAG TTTTGCAGATGAAAGAGGATCAGAGAAAG AAAGGATAACAGAGGAGACCGAGACTCCCGGCCAGCCCCAGAGCCAAAGAAATTTGAAGAAACCCCAACCCCT AAGTTCAGCTCAGCCAGTAAGTTCTCCGCTTTGCTAA
- the eif4ba gene encoding eukaryotic translation initiation factor 4Ba isoform X3, whose protein sequence is MAASAKKKNKKGKTLTLIDFLAEDKSGGSSAAPSYPTKSTNWADETDDLDGDVSTSWHTEEDSYRAAPIDRSSLPTAPRSAREPNVDRSKLPRSPPYTAFLGNLPYDVSEDSIKEFFSGLAISAVRLPREPGNPERLKGFGYAEFDDVDSLLRALSLNEENLGNRRIRVDIADQSNDKERDGIMGGRGRMSDMGPDRTDSDWRARPAVDADEVPQRKDDGFGERSRDRYESDRYRDGPRRDNDRYEGGRDRYRDRYDDRDRRDYDKGGYDSRGGAGGRRAFGSGFRRDYDDSRGSSDRYGDRDRYGDRDRYGDQEERNDRREERAPQQRPKLNLKPRTVTKEEEASSGSAPASAPAPAPAPSSNTRASSIFGAAKPVDTATREREVEERLKKQEERLQRQLDEDKGRGPERKMRDRDPSWRNEEPHGQRSRTGSESSQPGSTSGRGSRCRDGERSGENEVFGGRDSDPSSPGASPHPPSTGSSKEPLKVMPAPPPKENAWAKRSAASAGSGDGDGRAPVSPSGSAPPKPSFADERGSEKEVQLSQ, encoded by the exons ctaagaagaagaacaagaagggGAAGACCCTCACTCTGATCGACTTCCTCGCAGAGGACAAGAGCGGAGGAAGCAGTGCGGCTCCCAGCTACCCGACCAAGTCCACCAACTGGGCCGATGAGACCGACGACCTGGATGGCGACG TCTCAACGTCATGGCACACGGAGGAGGACAGCTACCGGGCGGCGCCCATCGACCGCTCCAGCCTGCCCACGGCGCCTCGCTCTGCTCGTGAACCCAATGTTGACCGGTCCAAGTTGCCCCGTAGCCCGCCTTACACGGCCTTCCTGGGCAACCTACCCTATGATGTCAGTGAGGATTCGATCAAAGAGTTCTTCAGCGGCTTGGCA ATCAGTGCCGTGCGTCTCCCTCGAGAGCCCGGCAACCCGGAGAGACTGAAGGGTTTTGGCTACGCTGAATTTGATGATGTGGATTCCCTCCTGCGAGCCCTCAGCCTCAACGAGGAG AACCTGGGAAACCGAAGAATTCGTGTGGATATTGCAGATCAGTCCAACGATAAAG agagagatggaattATGGGAGGCCGGGGACGGATGTCGGACATGGGACCTGACCGGACAGATTCTGACTGGAGGGCCCGCCCCGCTGTAGACGCCGACGAAGTGCCGCAAAGAAAAGACGATGGCTTTGGAGAGA GATCGCGGGACCGTTACGAGTCGGATCGTTACAGAGATGGGCCGAGGCGGGACAATGACCGCtatgaaggaggaagagaccGCTACCGCGATCGCTATGACGACAGGGACCGCAGAGACTATGATAAAGGAG GTTATGACTCTCGTGGTGGTGCCGGAGGTCGTCGGGCCTTCGGTAGTGGCTTCCGCCGTGATTATGACGACAGTCGAGGGAGCAGCGATCGCTATGGTGACCGGGACCGCTATGGGGACCGGGACCGCTATGGGGACCAGGAAGAACGGAATGACAGGCGTGAGGAAAGAG CCCCCCAGCAGAGGCCCAAGTTGAACCTTAAGCCCCGCACTGTTACCAAGGAGGAAGAAGCTAGCAGTGGTAGCGCACCAGCTTCAGCTccggctccagctccagctccgaGCAGCAACACCAGGGCCTCGTCTATCTTCGGTGCTGCCAAGCCGGTTGACACGGCAACCAgggagagggaggtggaggagaggctgaagaagcaggaagagaggCTGCAGCGACAGCTGGATGAGGACAAAGGCCGGGGACCTGAAAGAAAGATGCGAGACAG GGATCCAAGCTGGCGCAATGAGGAACCTCATGGCCAGCGTTCTCGCACCGGAAGTGAGTCCTCACAGCCAGGAAGTACTTCTGGCAGAG GGTCCCGATGTCGAGATGGTGAGCGCTCTGGGGAGAATGAGGTTTTCGGTGGGAGAGACAGTGACCCCTCTTCTCCTGGGGCCTCCCcacaccccccctccaccggCTCATCCAAGGAGCCATTGAAAGTGATGCCTGCGCCACCTCCCAAGGAGAACGCATGGGCCAAGAGAAGTGCAGCCAGCGCAGGCTCCGGCGATGGCGACGGACGAGCTCCCGTCTCACCGAGCGGCTCGGCTCCTCCCAAACCGAG TTTTGCAGATGAAAGAGGATCAGAGAAAG AAGTTCAGCTCAGCCAGTAA